A single genomic interval of Spinacia oleracea cultivar Varoflay chromosome 6, BTI_SOV_V1, whole genome shotgun sequence harbors:
- the LOC130462910 gene encoding uncharacterized protein gives MYHIDNNPLKKKYVMAHLSDRFRDWKAKLVSGHITKTRKISPNAKPPYLVYEAITEEIWQQFVAAKTTDTFKEISEKARKSQSHNLHPHFMGQKSYSQKETEWEVEGRYPSVGSTDSTMRKRHLNWIFGRQKKNEKGEYVFPKDEARLVGEKIDKEVQEVEQGIWTPHRQDDVLSRSLGKKDRRGRVVAVGGTIGHQAYWGKPVRNNGEYDHFSQAELKKIEGDFEAKIEQVRKETIAMMEKKMEAVVEEKFINLVTKLGLKLPVGMEIGKTTTTTTTTRSRSNSPSVELEPNSDPFAELKSPLACRLCQLDDSQQLVVVARGVAYPFNAEDVVHHSAMKPGYLKVSVNSCVPGYETAPLPVPNLEMKDVGGAVKSFVQWPRKLIIGDKEFVPRRKMSSDQPLAINVAVSSDIVVEPDSSMKLKVQDKRDKEKIVDTQNTVEFTMERTPLVSHSVMKHLSESCKRLANILTDLPPGVESISFQLDAEVFGYKENFSSYISKEDVVQLLSGAWLNISTIQIFIRALHEKCKNLSVDSITFMCPQLISATTLLASSENIDEACEYMARVMKAASENNQKILAPYHQNNHWVLLVIYPTINTVHVFDSIKKKRSLAIRVVLDR, from the exons ATGTATCATATTGACAACAATCCACTGAAGAAAAAGTATGTAATGGCACACTTGAGTGACCGGTTTAGGGATTGGAAAGCTAAGTTGGTAAGTGGACATATCACAAAGACAAGAAAAATCTCGCCTAATGCCAAACCACCTTACCTTGTATATGAAGCCATCACTGAAGAAATATGGCAGCAATTTGTTGCAGCTAAGACCACCGATACATTTAAG GAAATAAGCGAGAAGGCACGGAAGAGTCAGTCGCACAATCTGCATCCTCATTTTATGGGGCAAAAAAGCTATTCACAGAAGGAAACTGAATGGGAGGTTGAAGGAAGATACCCTTCAGTCGGAAGTACAGATTCAACCATGAGAAAACGACATCTAAATTGGATTTTTGGCCGGCAAAAGAAAAACGAAAAAGGAGAATATGTTTTCCCTAAAGATGAAGCACGCCTGGTTGGTGAAAAAATA GACAAGGAGGTTCAGGAAGTCGAGCAAGGAATTTGGACTCCACATAGGCAAGATGATGTCTTATCCCGTTCCCTTGGAAAGAAAGACCGTCGTGGACGTGTGGTTGCAGTTGGAGGAACAATCGGCCATCAAGCATATTGGGGGAAACCGGTTCGAAATAATGGAGAATATGATCATTTCTCACAAGCCGAACTAAAAAAGATTGAAGGCGATTTTGAGGCTAAAATAGAGCAAGTGCGAAAGGAAACTATAGCTATGATGGAAAAGAAAATGGAGGCCGTAGTTGAGGAAAAATTCATTAACTTGGTGACAAAATTAGGTCTAAAATTGCCGGTTGGGATGGAGATTGGAAAGACCACAACCACTACAACCACTACGCGGAGTCGTAGCAACTCACCTTCTGTGGAGCTAGAGCCTAATTCTGACCCATTTGCGGAGTTGAAG AGTCCTTTAGCATGTCGTCTGTGCCAACTTGATGATTCCCAACAATTAGTAGTCGTGGCTAGGGGTGTAGCATATCCGTTCAATGCTGAAGATGTAGTACACCATTCTGCAATGAAGCCTGGTTATTTGAAAGTTAGTGTGAACTCATGTGTTCCTGGCTATGAAACTGCACCTCTACCTGTACCCAACTTAGAGATGAAGGATGTTGGGGGAGCCGTAAAAAGTTTCGTCCAATGGCCTAGAAAATTGATTATAGGGGACAAG GAGTTTGTTCCGCGACGCAAGATGAGTAGCGACCAACCGTTAGCGATTAATGTTGCTGTTAGTAGTGATATCGTTGTGGAGCCTGATTCGTCTATGAAGTTGAAGGTACAG GACAAGCGGGATAAGGAAAAAATTGTTGATACTCAAAACACTGTTGAGTTCACTATGGAAAGGACGCCGCTTGTTTCACATAGTGTAATGAAGCATTTGAGTGAGTCATGCAAACGACTCGCTAATATTCTTACTGATCTGCCCCCTGGTGTGGAATCCatatcttttcaattagatGCTGAGGTATTCGGATACAAGGAAAATTTTTCTAGCTATATCTCAAAGGAGGATGTTGTCCAACTTCTCAGCGGGGCTTGGTTAAATATATCAACCATACAAATATTCATCAG GGCCTTACACGAAAAATGCAAGAACTTGAGTGTTGACTCAATCACATTCATGTGTCCGCAATTGATTTCAGCAACTACATTGTTGGCAAGTTCGGAGAACATAGATGAAGCATGTGAATACATGGCAAGGGTAATGAAAGCAGCTTCCGAAAACAATCAAAAGATCCTAGCCCCATATCATCAGAA CAATCATTGGGTGCTTCTTGTGATTTACCCTACCATAAATACGGTTCACgtatttgattcaattaagaAGAAACGCAGCCTAGCAATAAGAGTGGTATTGGATAGGTAA